In Pseudorasbora parva isolate DD20220531a chromosome 9, ASM2467924v1, whole genome shotgun sequence, the following proteins share a genomic window:
- the LOC137090289 gene encoding tyrosine-protein kinase JAK1-like, translating to MENAQHFIKHFIYAEQQKSVMASTILQGLEIHFYLPEKHQIIHLSGSFTAEELCVEAAKKLDISPMCSSLFALYDEYSKLWYPPNYSFSIDETTRLKLFYRMRFYFTNWHGNSKTFPPVRRHCLKRGTGSTNAAVLDVASLTYLYAQSQSDFQSGLAPLRSAHDENDAQQIENECLGMAVMAISQHGIEKDLPVSEFEYKNYIPRVLQQSIRQRNILTRLRISNVFKVFLEEFNRKTVEGHNISTHDLKIKYMSTLETLTKHFGQEVFEPSSLIIHENEQMLTDSNAAGVDHKILVSGTTGIHWCKVPSVTCSDSCTNQKKCKSKRDSKKLSKEASYDLEEDRWTLFSDFNEITHLVIKFSVVIIHKQDDKSMELTLASHEEALSFASLVDGYFRLTVDAHHFLCRDVAPVSVEINLREGCHGPITTEYAIHKLKQEGYEEGMYLLRWSTHDYDHIFLTVICNERDSHGGITKAFKNFQIEVSTKGFLLTGTDIMKPTLRELTDHLSGHYLTTDQTSLKLERGCPPQPKEQSNLVMMTRKDSPSPLSSLNIFHRIFKEDITQDKHLGQGTRTNIYAGKLKLRNEDDEGFAGHEVVDVVLKVLGAGHNYISVFLDTVSVMRQISHKHMVLMYGICMHSMDIILVEEFVQCGPLDLFMRNHRSDLTPSWKFQVAEQLSSVLSYLEDKKLVHGYVCAKNILLKLDGLEGHGGPFIKLSDPGLSISVLSQRECIERIPWIAPECVNNAKALSVAADKWGFGTALWEICYNGDVPLSEKKLSEKERFYEVCGTLVTPSISELADLIAQCMNYDPRKRPFFRAIVRELGRIKEQREQELPIISGVIPPQETDPADFKRRFLKKIRKLGEGNFGMVELCLYDPNGDLTGEMVAVKSLKTENESSNLIKEINTIRNLYHENIVKYKGICNEEGGMNIKLIMEYLPNGSLKDYLPRNKSNITQKTLLLYALQICQGMEYLGSQNYIHRDLAARNILVENESLVKIGDFGLTKSIKDDKDYYKVTEEQDSPVYWYAPECLISRKFYKASDVWSFGVTLYEIMTYCDRQSSPPQVFLQTIGRSQGQMTMARLVEALEKGWRMPRPESCPEMVYTQMRRCWSQAPENRVDFESLIKEFTFLLS from the exons ATGGAAAATGCCCAGCACTTTATTAAGCACTTTATTTATGCTGAGCAGCAGAAGTCAGTCATGGCCTCAACGATATTACAGGGACTCGAGATCCATTTTTACCTGCCAGAGAAACACCAGATAATTCATCTCTCCGGTAGTTTCACAGCAGAGGAACTGTGTGTTGAAGCTGCTAAGAAGTTGG ATATATCTCCTATGTGTAGCAGTTTGTTTGCCCTGTATGATGAATATAGCAAGCTCTGGTATCCTCCCAATTACTCCTTCAGTATTGATGAGACAACAAGACTAAAGCTTTTCTATCGAATGAG GTTTTATTTCACAAACTGGCATGGGAACAGTAAGACGTTTCCTCCAGTGCGCAGACACTGTCTCAAACGAGGGACGGGGTCAACGAACGCAGCTGTGCTGGATGTAGCTTCACTAACTTACCTCTATGCACAG AGTCAGAGTGACTTTCAGAGTGGTCTGGCACCGTTGCGTAGCGCTCATGACGAGAATGATGCCCAGCAGATAGAAAATGAGTGTTTGGGTATGGCAGTGATGGCCATCTCCCAACATGGCATTGAAAAAGATCTTCCTGTCAGTGAATTTGA GTACAAGAATTACATCCCCAGGGTCCTACAGCAGTCCATACGTCAAAGGAATATTCTCACACGTCTACGCATCTCCAACGTCTTTAAAGTCTTCCTTGAGGAATTCAACAGGAAAACTGTGGAAGGCCATAATATCAGTACGCATGATCTAAAGATCAAATATATGTCCACTTTAGAAACTCTAACGAAACACTTCGGCCAAGAAGTGTTTGAACCCTCTTCCCTTATAATACATGAGAATGAGCAAATGCTCACAGACTCCAATGCTGCTGGTGTTGACCATAAAATCCTGGTGTCTGGCACCACTGGCATTCACTGGTGTAAAGTCCCCTCAGTG aCCTGTTCAGATTCATGTACCAATCAGAAGAAATGTAAATCAAAGAGAGACAGTAAGAAACTTAGTAAAGAAGCATCATATGATCTAGAAGAGGATAGATGGACACTCTTTTCAGACTTTAATGAGATCACGCATCTGGTCATCAAATTCTCAGTGGTTATCATCCACAAACAGGACGACAAAAGCATG GAGTTGACGTTGGCGTCCCATGAGGAGGCGCTGTCCTTTGCCAGTCTTGTAGATGGATATTTTAGGCTCACAGTAGATGCACATCATTTCCTCTGCAGGGATGTGGCTCCTGTCTCAGTAGAAATCAACCTACGAGAGGGCTGCCATGGTCCAATCAC TACAGAATATGCCATCCATAAACTCAAGCAGGAAGGTTATGAGGAGGGCATGTACCTGCTGCGCTGGAGCACTCATGACTACGATCATATTTTCCTGACTGTAATATGCAACGAG agggaTAGTCATGGCGGCATCACCAAAGCCTTCAAGAACTTCCAGATTGAAGTGAGCACAAAGGGCTTCCTACTGACTGGGACAGATATTATGAAACCCACTCTGAGAGAGCTGACAGACCACCTGTCTGGCCACTATCTCACAACAGACCAAACCAGCTTAAAACTTGAGCGTGGTTGCCCACCCCAACCAAAAG AGCAATCCAACCTCGTCATGATGACCAGAAAAGATTCACCGTCACCACTCTCTTCACTAAACATCTTCCATAGGATCTTCAAAGAGGACATTACCCAG GACAAACACCTGGGTCAAGGCACTCGCACAAACATCTATGCTGGGAAGCTGAAGTTGAGAAATGAGGATGATGAGGGTTTTGCAGGCCATGAGGTGGTGGATGTGGTTCTGAAGGTGCTCGGAGCAGGACACAATTACATTTCT GTCTTCCTGGACACAGTCAGTGTAATGCGACAGATATCCCATAAACACATGGTTCTGATGTATGGCATATGTATGCACAGCATGGATA TCATTTTGGTGGAGGAGTTTGTTCAGTGTGGCCCTCTGGATCTGTTCATGAGAAACCATCGCTCTGATCTCACACCCTCCTGGAAGTTTCAAGTTGCTGAGCAGCTTTCCAGTGTCCTCAGTTATTTG GAGGATAAGAAGCTTGTCCATGGCTATGTCTGTGCTAAAAACATCCTGTTGAAGCTGGATGGTCTGGAAGGACATGGTGGTCCTTTTATTAAACTGAGTGATCCTGGACTGTCCATTTCTGTGCTCAGCCAAAGGG AGTGTATTGAAAGGATCCCCTGGATCGCCCCAGAGTGTGTTAATAACGCCAAAGCACTGAGCGTTGCAGCAGACAAATGGGGGTTTGGGACTGCACTGTGGGAGATCTGCTACAATGGCGATGTGCCCCTGTCTGAAAAGAAACTCTCAGAG AAAGAGCGATTCTACGAGGTGTGCGGTACTCTGGTCACTCCCAGCATCAGTGAACTGGCTGATCTGATCGCCCAGTGCATGAACTATGACCCCCGGAAGAGGCCGTTTTTCAGAGCCATAGTGAGAGAGCTGGGCCGCATCAAAGAGCAGCGAGAGCAGG AACTTCCCATTATATCAGGGGTAATTCCTCCACAGGAGACTGATCCTGCAGATTTCAAGAGGAGATTCCTCAAGAAAATCCGAAAACTTGGAGAG GGGAACTTTGGGATGGTGGAACTGTGTCTGTATGATCCTAATGGAGATCTGACAGGTGAGATGGTGGCCGTCAAATCTCTGAAAACAGAGAATGAGAGCAGCAACCTGATAAAAGAGATAAACACCATCAGAAACCTCTACCATGAGAACATTGTCAAATACAAAGGCATCTGCAATGAAGAAG GAGGAATGAACATCAAGCTCATAATGGAGTATTTGCCCAATGGCAGTCTGAAAGATTACTTGCCCCGCAACAAATCCAACATCACACAGAAGACACTGCTGCTTTATGCTCTTCAGATATGTCAG GGAATGGAGTACCTGGGATCTCAGAACTACATCCACAGGGATCTAGCAGCGAGGAACATCTTAGTGGAGAACGAATCACTTGTGAAGATCGGAGATTTTGGTCTGACTAAGAGCATCAAAGATGATAAGGATTATTACAAAGTTACAGAAGAACAGGACAGTCCTGTGTACTG GTATGCTCCAGAGTGTCTGATTAGCCGGAAGTTCTACAAGGCATCTGATGTTTGGTCATTTGGGGTCACCCTCTATGAAATTATGACCTACTGTGACCGTCAAAGCAGCCCTCCGCAG GTTTTCCTGCAGACGATTGGTCGATCTCAAGGGCAGATGACTATGGCCAGATTGGTAGAAGCTCTTGAGAAAGGCTGGAGGATGCCACGCCCAGAGTCATGCCCTGAAATG GTGTACACTCAGATGCGCAGGTGCTGGAGTCAGGCCCCAGAAAACAGAGTGGACtttgagagcctgattaaaGAGTTTACGTTTCTCCTCTCTTGA
- the LOC137089556 gene encoding leptin receptor gene-related protein, translating to MAGIKALVALSFSGALGLTFLLLGCALEQFGQYWPMFVLMFYILSPIPNLIAKRHADDTESSNTCRELAYFITTGIVVSAYGLPIVLARKSLIQWGACGLVMAGNCVIFLTILGFFLIFGGGDDFSWEQW from the exons ATGGCAGGAATAAAAG CTCTTGTTGCATTGTCCTTCAGTGGTGCCCTTGGACTGACCTTTCTCCTTTTGGGATGTGCACTTGAACAGTTTGG ACAGTACTGGCCCATGTTTGTCCTGATGTTCTACATACTGTCACCTATACCAAATTTAATAGCCAAGAGGCATGCAGATGACACAGAGTCAAGCAATACATGCAGGGAGCTTGCATACTTCATAACCACCGGAATCGTGGTGTCAGCCTACGGGCTCCCCATTGTGCTTGCAAGAAAATCTTTG ATCCAGTGGGGCGCCTGTGGCCTGGTAATGGCAGGCAATTGTGTGATTTTTCTGACCATTCTGGGTTTCTTTCTGATATTCGGAGGTGGAGATGACTTCAGCTGGGAACAGTGGTAA